The Mycolicibacterium aurum genome segment CGGTGAAGAAGATGTTGAGGAACGAGCCACCGGCGGCGACCATGACGTCGAGTGAGCCGGAGTCGACGTCGGCGAACTCGTTGGACGGGAAGACCAGCTGCGAGACGTAGGACAGCAGGATGAAGATGATGCCAGAGACGATGGTGGCGATCATGATGGCCTGCGGCACCGTACGTCTGGCGTCCTTGGCTTCCTCGGACAGCGTGGACACCGCGTCGAAGCCGAGGAAGGACAGGCACAGGATGGCCGCGCCTGCGAGCACCGGGCTCATGCCGGGTGCGCTGCCGTCGCCGGTGAACGGCGCCAGCAGATCGATGGTGCCGTAACCGGAGAACTTGACCACCGCGAGGACGACGAAGACCGCGATGAAGATCGCCTGGATGGCGATGATCAGGAAGTTGGCGCGTGCCACCGACACGATGCCGACGATGTTGAGCACCGTCACGATCGCGATGGTGACCAGGATGATCACCCATTCGGGCAGCGCGGGCACCGCGGCATTGAGGTAGAGGCCGATGACGAGATAGTTGAGCATCGGCAGGAACAGGTAGTCCAGCATCAGCGACCACCCGGCCAGGAAGCCGGCCGGAGCCCCGAACGTGCGCTGCGTGTAGGTGTAGGCCGACCCGGCCACCGGGATCGCCGCGGCCATCCGGGCATAGGACAGCGCGGTGAACACCATCGCGATCAGCGTGACGATGTAGGCCAACGGAAGGCGGCCACCGGAGGTCTCGGTGACGATGCCGTAAGTGGTGAACACCGTCAGCGGCACCATGTACACCAGACCGAACAACACCAGCGACGGCAGGCCCAACGCCCGCTTGAGATGACCCGTGTCGGTGTCTGCGAGGAATCGAGAGCTCTCAGAGGTCACGGTCAGCCTTTCGATTCGAGGTACATCTGCTCACCACGCAGATAGGTGGCCCGGACGCCTACCGCGGGCAGGTCCAGGGGTGGAGTGGAGCGAGGATCACGTGGCAGCCAGACCATGTCGGCGCTGGCTCCGGGTGCCAGCACCCCCCAGACGCCCTCGGCGAAGGCCTGATTCGCCACGCCCGCCGTGTAGGAGGACAGCGCGCGCTCGGGAGGCAGCACCTCGTGCGGGGTCCATCCGCCCTCGGGGGTGCCGTCGGAGGTGCGGCGCGACGTCGCGACCGCGATCCCGTCCAGCGGTGCACCCGAGGAGACAGGCCAATCCGAGCCGAAGGCCAGCGGCGCGCCGGAGGTGTCCAGCGTGTTGATCGGGTACTGCTTGTCGGCGCGGTCGGTGCCGAGCCGCGGGATGGTGAGCACAGTCATCAGCGCGTCCAGCTGAGCCCACAGCGGCTGCATGTTCGGGATGACCCCGAGAGCGGCGAAGCGCGCCAGGTCGTCGTCGTCGACGAGCTGGCAGTGCGCGATGACCGGTCGTCTGTCGCGCGAGCCGTTCTGTGCCACAACGTATTCGATCGCATCCAAGGCCTGGCGGACCGCGGCGTCACCGATGGCGTGGATGTGGATCTGCAAACCCAGTTCGTCGACCTGGCGGGCTGCCTCGGCGAGGGTGTCACCTTCCCAGTTCCGCATGCCAAGGTTGCCCCCCGAGTCGCTTCGCTCCTGCCCTCCGGAATGGCTGTGCAGGCCCGAACAGTACGGCGCCAGCAGCGCCCCGGTCTCGTTCTCGACGACGCCGTCGGCGAAGAACTTCACCGTCCGCGCGGTCAGCAGCGGGTTGCCCGCGTCCTCGACGAGACGGCGTTGCTCGGCGAATTGCGTGATCTGACTGTCGAAGTGGCGCGGATCGGCGTACAGCGCCAGATTGAACCGCATGCGCAGCGCGTCGCGGCGGGCCGCCTCGACGTAGGTGGCGACGTCGGCGGGCTCGACCCACGCGTCCTGCACCCACGTGACGCCACGGGCGAGGTAGTAGTCGGCGGCGGTGCCGAGGGCGTCGATGCGCAGCTGCTCGTCGCGGGGTGGCATCACGTTCATCACCAGGTCGACGGCGCCCCATTCGCGCAGCGTGCCGAGCACCGAGCCGTCGTCGCGGTGCGGGATGGAGCCGAGCACCGGGTCCGGGGTGTCGGCGGTGATCCCGGCCCGCTCCAGCGCCACCGAGTTGCACCACACCGTGTGGTAGTCCCACGCCCGCAGCACCACCGGCCGGTCCGGCACCGCGGCGTCGAGCCACCGGGCGTCGAACAGGCCGCCTTCGGCCAGGCTTCCGTCGTAGGAGGCCCCGACGATCCACTCCTCGTCAGGGTTCTCGTCGGCGAAACGCTTGACGGCGAGCACGATCTCGTCCACCGACGCGCACCCGCGCACCGCGGGACCGACCGCCTCCAGCCCCCCGTACAGGGGATGGGCATGGCCGTCGCCGAACGACGGCATCAGGAAGCCGCCGCCCAGGTCCACGGTCGTCGCGTCGTGTCCGCGCGCGTCGTCGCCGATCGCGGCGACCACACCGTCGACGACGAGCAGTGCGTCCGTCTCGTCCCGGCCGGTCCAGATCACGCCGCCGGTGAACAGAGTCGAGCTCATTTGACCACCGCCGTGGCGCCGTGGCCGGTGCCGTACGGTGCCTGTGTGTCAACGGGTTTCGTCAACGCTCCGTAGGTGTCAGGGCGGCGGGTGAGCAGGAACGGGAACAGCTCCAGCCAGTCCCGTCGCTGGTCGAGATCAAGATCGGCCACCAGCACCGCCTCCTCATCGCGTGGCGCCTGGATCAGCACGCGCCCGTAGGGATCTGAGATGAACGACGACCCGTAGAACGTGACGGCCCCCTCGTCGCCGACCCGGTTGGGCACGATCATGAACACGCCACTGGAGATGCCGTTGGCGACGATGACCTGCTGCCACAGCGGGCGGGTGTCGAAGTCGGGAAACACCGGCTCGGAGCCGATGGCGGTCGGGTAGACCACGATCTCGGCGCCGCCCAGGGAGTAGCTACGCGCCACCTCGGGAAACCACTCGTCCCAGCAGGTCGGCAGTCCGATGCGAGCGTCGAGCCCCTCGGGTGCATACACCGGGTAGGGATCGTCGGCGGGACCGGGCCGGAAGTAGGTGTCCTCGTAGTAACCCGCCGAGATCGGAATGTGCAGCTTGTGTGTCTTGGCTACCAATTCGCCTGCGGGAGAGACCAATATCGCCGTGTTCAGTCCGAGACCGTCGGGCCCGGGGGAGCGTTGGTAGAGCGAGGCGTGCACGAAGATGCCGTTCGCGGTGGCGGATTCGGCCGCGAGCGCGAAGGTGGGACCGTCGGTCAGATCCTCGGCGAGCGCGCCGGGATTGTCGCCGCCCGGCTGATCAGCCGGGTACCGCAGCAGCGTGATCTCGGGCAGGAACACGGCCGTCGCCCCGGCGGCGGCGGCCTGGTCGATCCCCGACCGCAGGACCTGCGCCAGCTCCGCGGCGTCGGCGCGCCATCGGTGCTGGACCACGCCGACGCGCAACGGCGGACGCGCAGACTCCGTCGAGCGCGACAGTGGCGGCGCGGCGGGGGCCGTGAGAACGATCATCCAGCTCCTAAAACGAATGAAGTTCGTTTATTGTGAACTGACTCACCCAGCACCGCAAGAGGGGAAGCAGGGGATGGGCCGACCGTCGAAGCCACTGCTGTCGGTCGACCTGATCGCGCAGGCGGCCCTGGACCTCGTGCGCAGCACAGGCGGATTCACGATGCCGGGGGTCGCGCGCAAGCTGCGGGTGCAGCCGTCGTCGCTGTACAACCACGTGTCCGGGCGCGACGCGATCGTCGAGTTGCTGCGCGAGCGCGCCATGTCGGAGGTGCAGCTTCCCGCCGACGATCCGGACCTGCCGTGGCGTGACGTCGTGGCCGGCATCGCGCGTTCCTACCGGTCCAGCTTCGCGCGTTACCCCCAGCTGATCCCGCTGCTCACCGAGTACGCCGTCAACAGCCCGCAGGCCCTGACGATGTACAACGCGCTGGCCGTGACGTTGCGCCGGGCGGGCTTCAGCCCGGCGGACACCCTGCGGTCGATCACGCTGGTGGACAGCTTCGTGCTGGGCGCAGCGCTCGACGTGGCCGCGCCGGACGAGCCGTGGCGCACCCGCGACGAGGTCGGCCCCGAGCTGGCGGCGGCACTCGCGACCGGTGCGCCCAAACCGCAGCGCGCCGACGACGCCTTCGAGTACGGGCTGGCGGTACTGCTGCGGGGTCTGGAGCCGTGACGGGCTAGAGCTGGACGCCGCGGGTGAGCGCGCCGTCGACGAGGAGGTTGGTGCCGGTGATGAAGCTGGCGGCGGAACTGGACAGGAACACCACCGCGTTGGCGACCTCCTGCGGCGTCGCCATCCGGCCCGTCGGGTTCAGCGCCAGCGCCTGGGCGAACAGTTCCGGGTTGTTCTCCTCGATCGACGGCCACACCCCGCCGGGGAAGTAGGTGTTGCCGGGGCTGACGGTGTTCGCCCGAACCCCTTGCGCCGCATATTTGTACGCGACTCCCTGGGTGTAGTGGGTGATCGCGGCCTTCATGGTGCCGTAGGGTCCTGCCGCGAAATCGATCTCACGGCCCGACACGCTGGAGATCGTCACGATCGATCCGCTGCCCGCGGCGAGCAGATGCGGAAGTGCGGCGTCGACCAGGCTGACGGTGCCCAGCAGGTCGACCTCGAACGTGGTGCGCCAGTTCTCTGCTGTCTCGGGGATGGCCAGCGCACTGACGTTGGCGACCACGCCGTCGAGCCCGCCGAGCGATTCCGCAGCCGAGGCCACCCACGCGGTCACCGCGTCGGCGTCGCCCACGTCGACGGCGGTGCCGAGCGCGGCCGCGCCACCGGCGGTCAGTTCCGTCTGCGCCTGCGTCACCGCTTCGGCGGTGCGCGCGCAGTAGGCGACCGCGGCGCCCTCGGCGAGAAGTCCCTCCACCACGGCGCGGCCGATGCCACGGGTGCCGCCGGTGACGGCGAAGCGCTTACCTGTCAGTCCAAGGTCCATGGCCGTCATCCTGCTCGGAATCCGGCCGATGCGCGACCCGATGGGGCACGACGTGGTGAGTCAGTACGAGATGGAGCCGAGAGATCTTGCTGCCGAACGCAATTCCGCATGCATGCCCGCATAGGCCGGGGCGGCGGGCAGCAGCCGCTTGTCGATCTTGGTCACCGCGCTGTAGTTGGTGTCCACGACGTTGGCGATCGGAGTCAGCGAGATCTGGGTGAGCAGCTGATAGGCGTCGAGCCGGTCGAGGCCGTACAACTCGCCCAGCCAGGTGATCATCTCGACCTGACCGGCACGCCATGCCTCCTCCAGCGGACGCCCCGAACCCACGCACATCAGATGGGTGTCGGTTTCCAGGCGGGGCCACGTCGGGCCACCGCCCTTGATCAGGTCGACGATCACGGTGACGTGCATCGCGCCCTCGACAGCGGTCCCGCACGACTCGCCCTCACCCTGGCGGTAGTGCCCGTCGCCGAGGGAGAACAGCGCGCCGGGCACGTTGACCCGCAGGAAGCACGTGGCACCGGCCGCCATCTCCGGGGTGTCCATGTTGCCGCCGAACGCGTCGGGCACCAAGGAGGTCCGCACCTCGCGGCGCTTGGGGGCCACGCCGATGGTGCCCAGCATCGGATTGGCGGGCAACGCCAGGCTGAAGTCGCTGCCCTGCGCGCGAAACGCCACTGTCTTTGCCGCAGAATCGTATTCGTAGATGTAGGTGCGCTCGGGAAGCGGGTCCTGCAGCGTGGGGCTGGCAGGCACACTCGTCAGCCCGCCGAAGAACGGGATCAGGGTGGAGGCACCCCAGCTGCGGGCCGGCGTGAGGTCGACCAGGTGGACGGCCAGCGTGTCACCGGGTTCGGCGCCGTCGATCCAGAACGGCCCGGTCTGCGGGTTCAGGTCCTCGGTGTCCAGTGCGGAGGTGGCGACGTCGGCGGCGCTGGTGATCCGCCCGCCGTAGGCGTCCTCGGTCCACAGGGTCAGCACGGTCGACGGCCGGATCCGCATGACCGGCTCCGCGCCGCCGAAGGTGAAGGCGAACTGTTCGGGCGTCGGGATGAAGGTGACGTGGTCCATGCGGCCATCCTCGTCCGGTCGCGTCGCGACTGCAGCGTGCGCCGCGAAATAGCATTCCGGGTCGTGATCGGAGGCCGATCCACAGCCCGGAATGATATTTCGCGGCGGGGGGGCCGACCTACGATGGCGGGATGGGTGAGGACGACCTGAGCGGCGAACGCGATTTCAACCAGCGCAACATCGACGAGTTCCGCGCCAACGGCGGCAAGGTCGGCGGCCAGTTCGAGGGATTCCCGCTGCTGCTGCTGACCTCGACGGGAGCCAAGAGCGGTCAGCCCCGCGTGACCCCGACCGCGTACTTCGAGATCGACGGGCGGATCTACATCGTGGGCTCGGCCGCAGGCCGCGACAGCGATCCGGCGTGGGCGTTCAACCTGCGCGCCCACCCCGAGGCCAGCGTGGAGATCGGCACCGACCCGCCTCGGCCCGTCGCCGCTCGGGAGCTGCCGCGCGCCGAACGGGACGCGATCTATCCCGCCGTCGTCGAGCAGGCGCCGGGCTTCGCCGAGTACGAGAAGCGCACCGACCGCGTCATCCCCGTGTTCGAGCTGGTGCCGGCCTAGGGAACGTGACCACCGAGGACGCACAGGTGCGTGCAATCCGCAGCGGTGGCTGAGCACGGATTGTTCGAAGTAGGCGCCATCGGCCCAAAAATTTGCGATCGTGTCAATAGACGTATCGCAGCAAAGGGGCTGGGGCCATGCTCAGACAACTCTTCCCGCTGATGGCCGCAGGGCTGCTGATAGTTTCCTGCGCAAGCTCGCAACAGCCACCAGCCGAGGCCCCCGACGCCTCGACGGCGGATGGCGGCCCGCCGTCGGGCAAGGTCGACGCCGAACAGGATCCTGACCCGGTTCCCGAGGGTGGCGGTTCGATGATCGTGACCTATCAGGACGCGACCACTCCCGAGGCGATCGCCGGGCGCGACCTGATGCAGGGCAATGAGCTGCTCGAGGACTTCGCCGACGACATCAACCAGACGCTGAATCTCCCGTACGACATCCAGTTGCACGGCACGCAATGCGATCAGGCGAACGCGTTCTGGAGCGAGAGCGAGAACACGATCACCATCTGCTACGAAGACGCATCCAACAGTCAGCGAATCTTCACCGAGGCGGGGGACCCCGATCCCGACGCCGCGGCGATCAACGCGGAGTACGCGACCTTCTATCACGAGGTCGGCCACATGGCGATCAGCGTGTACGACCTGCCGGTCACCGGGCGCGAAGAGGATGTCGCCGATCAACTGGCCGCCTACATCCTGCTGACGCCGGGCGACGACGGTCAGAGCGATCCGGAGTCGGTGCAGGCGGTGAAGGACTTCGCGCGGGTGTTCAACGCGTCGGGGGCAGAAACCACGGAGGTGGACCCCGGCGCACTCGCCGACGAGCACTCGCTGGACATGCAGCGCGTGTACAACCTGGACTGCTGGATCTACGGGTCG includes the following:
- a CDS encoding APC family permease → MTSESSRFLADTDTGHLKRALGLPSLVLFGLVYMVPLTVFTTYGIVTETSGGRLPLAYIVTLIAMVFTALSYARMAAAIPVAGSAYTYTQRTFGAPAGFLAGWSLMLDYLFLPMLNYLVIGLYLNAAVPALPEWVIILVTIAIVTVLNIVGIVSVARANFLIIAIQAIFIAVFVVLAVVKFSGYGTIDLLAPFTGDGSAPGMSPVLAGAAILCLSFLGFDAVSTLSEEAKDARRTVPQAIMIATIVSGIIFILLSYVSQLVFPSNEFADVDSGSLDVMVAAGGSFLNIFFTAAYVAGATGSALTSQASVARILFAMGRDGVLPRKLFGHVSVKYSTPVYAILVVSVISLLAIVIDLATLASLVSFGALVAFSVVNLSVIKHYFIDLKDRSNVVLNLIAPAIGFLLTVWLWTSLSGMTLVIGLIWLAVGFVWLLGVTRGFTRPTPVLDLQEAP
- a CDS encoding amidohydrolase; the encoded protein is MSSTLFTGGVIWTGRDETDALLVVDGVVAAIGDDARGHDATTVDLGGGFLMPSFGDGHAHPLYGGLEAVGPAVRGCASVDEIVLAVKRFADENPDEEWIVGASYDGSLAEGGLFDARWLDAAVPDRPVVLRAWDYHTVWCNSVALERAGITADTPDPVLGSIPHRDDGSVLGTLREWGAVDLVMNVMPPRDEQLRIDALGTAADYYLARGVTWVQDAWVEPADVATYVEAARRDALRMRFNLALYADPRHFDSQITQFAEQRRLVEDAGNPLLTARTVKFFADGVVENETGALLAPYCSGLHSHSGGQERSDSGGNLGMRNWEGDTLAEAARQVDELGLQIHIHAIGDAAVRQALDAIEYVVAQNGSRDRRPVIAHCQLVDDDDLARFAALGVIPNMQPLWAQLDALMTVLTIPRLGTDRADKQYPINTLDTSGAPLAFGSDWPVSSGAPLDGIAVATSRRTSDGTPEGGWTPHEVLPPERALSSYTAGVANQAFAEGVWGVLAPGASADMVWLPRDPRSTPPLDLPAVGVRATYLRGEQMYLESKG
- a CDS encoding nitrilase-related carbon-nitrogen hydrolase, which gives rise to MIVLTAPAAPPLSRSTESARPPLRVGVVQHRWRADAAELAQVLRSGIDQAAAAGATAVFLPEITLLRYPADQPGGDNPGALAEDLTDGPTFALAAESATANGIFVHASLYQRSPGPDGLGLNTAILVSPAGELVAKTHKLHIPISAGYYEDTYFRPGPADDPYPVYAPEGLDARIGLPTCWDEWFPEVARSYSLGGAEIVVYPTAIGSEPVFPDFDTRPLWQQVIVANGISSGVFMIVPNRVGDEGAVTFYGSSFISDPYGRVLIQAPRDEEAVLVADLDLDQRRDWLELFPFLLTRRPDTYGALTKPVDTQAPYGTGHGATAVVK
- a CDS encoding TetR/AcrR family transcriptional regulator C-terminal domain-containing protein, producing MGRPSKPLLSVDLIAQAALDLVRSTGGFTMPGVARKLRVQPSSLYNHVSGRDAIVELLRERAMSEVQLPADDPDLPWRDVVAGIARSYRSSFARYPQLIPLLTEYAVNSPQALTMYNALAVTLRRAGFSPADTLRSITLVDSFVLGAALDVAAPDEPWRTRDEVGPELAAALATGAPKPQRADDAFEYGLAVLLRGLEP
- a CDS encoding SDR family NAD(P)-dependent oxidoreductase, translated to MDLGLTGKRFAVTGGTRGIGRAVVEGLLAEGAAVAYCARTAEAVTQAQTELTAGGAAALGTAVDVGDADAVTAWVASAAESLGGLDGVVANVSALAIPETAENWRTTFEVDLLGTVSLVDAALPHLLAAGSGSIVTISSVSGREIDFAAGPYGTMKAAITHYTQGVAYKYAAQGVRANTVSPGNTYFPGGVWPSIEENNPELFAQALALNPTGRMATPQEVANAVVFLSSSAASFITGTNLLVDGALTRGVQL
- a CDS encoding acetamidase/formamidase family protein, yielding MDHVTFIPTPEQFAFTFGGAEPVMRIRPSTVLTLWTEDAYGGRITSAADVATSALDTEDLNPQTGPFWIDGAEPGDTLAVHLVDLTPARSWGASTLIPFFGGLTSVPASPTLQDPLPERTYIYEYDSAAKTVAFRAQGSDFSLALPANPMLGTIGVAPKRREVRTSLVPDAFGGNMDTPEMAAGATCFLRVNVPGALFSLGDGHYRQGEGESCGTAVEGAMHVTVIVDLIKGGGPTWPRLETDTHLMCVGSGRPLEEAWRAGQVEMITWLGELYGLDRLDAYQLLTQISLTPIANVVDTNYSAVTKIDKRLLPAAPAYAGMHAELRSAARSLGSISY
- a CDS encoding nitroreductase family deazaflavin-dependent oxidoreductase, with the translated sequence MGEDDLSGERDFNQRNIDEFRANGGKVGGQFEGFPLLLLTSTGAKSGQPRVTPTAYFEIDGRIYIVGSAAGRDSDPAWAFNLRAHPEASVEIGTDPPRPVAARELPRAERDAIYPAVVEQAPGFAEYEKRTDRVIPVFELVPA
- a CDS encoding DUF4344 domain-containing metallopeptidase codes for the protein MLRQLFPLMAAGLLIVSCASSQQPPAEAPDASTADGGPPSGKVDAEQDPDPVPEGGGSMIVTYQDATTPEAIAGRDLMQGNELLEDFADDINQTLNLPYDIQLHGTQCDQANAFWSESENTITICYEDASNSQRIFTEAGDPDPDAAAINAEYATFYHEVGHMAISVYDLPVTGREEDVADQLAAYILLTPGDDGQSDPESVQAVKDFARVFNASGAETTEVDPGALADEHSLDMQRVYNLDCWIYGSNPDANADLVTSGQLPEDRADGCQAEWEQLDNAWSTLLDPYFK